CGAAAACGACGAAGACAAAGACGAGCGGCATCCCTGGCAGCCAGCCGAGCGACAACGAAAGACCCGCTCCCGCGAAGACCCCAAGGACCAGCAGGAAATTCGGGCTCAGCGATCTGTCATCGCGGGTGACGGCGTCCACATGCGGCTCCGGCAAATCGAATCCACCCATCATCCATGAGAACGCTGAAAGCCAACAGGATTGCATATCGATTCCTTGAGGATTCGGTGGATAGCCGCTCCTCCCGATGAAATTCTCGCCAGTCCACGTCTTTCTCCCCGTCACTCCTTGTGGCGCGCCCAACAGCCACCGATGCTCGATTGTAACGAGTGAGGACCCATGCTGACTGACACCATCGAACTGGACGCCGACGCGAGCGACGAAATCCGCCGCTGCGCTGAGGAAATGAACCTCCCCGCGGAAGGCATGGCGCTAATACTGGCCACGGCCCGGGCTGAGGCCGAAACCGAGCCCGCTAATGAGGCGTACGCTCGCTTCCTGGCGGAGATCGGTGCACGCACCGATCTTTCGCCGGTCGATCGAGACGCGCTTCTCGTCGCACTGGATTACTTCGGCCAGTTCGTGACCACGCTGCCAATCATGACGGTCGACCAGTCCTGGATGACCGACACCGGCGGGGAGGGCATCTACATCGCCTCCAAGGCCATTCACGGTCCACGCTGGCGGGAGCTGCGTGCATCCGGCGTCCCGATCATTTCGACCTGGATCGACGAGGCCGAGGTGGGGTTGACCAATGACTGGTCGGATCTCTGGGTCCGTTCGGCCAAGGAGGCGGCCGCCGCGCGCGCACTCATCCTCTTCCGACTTCCGGAGGAGCAGCACGCCGGCGCTCTCATCGAGGCTGGCTGCGCGATCCGGCAGGGGCGGCCCGTCTTTGCCGTCGGCTGGGACCATGCCTCCTTCCGACACCACCCGCTCGTTCGAGCGGTCGACACGCTGGAGGAAGCGCTCGACTTGGCACTCGCTGTGTAGGGCCAGAATTCGGCGCTTGATGCTCGCTTCAGGGCACCTCACCCTGAACGAAGGAAGAACGGCCTGAGAATCGACGGTGCCGGAACAACGAAGGCTTCATGACCATGACGCAGATCACCAATCAAATTGCCGCCGAGCTCGCGGTGCGGCCGGAGCAGGTCCAAGCGGTGATCGACCTCCTCGGCGAGGGCGCCACGGTTCCGTTTATTGCGAGGTACCGGAAGCATCTCCATGGCGATCTGGACGATCAGCAGATCCGCGTCATCGAGGAGCGTCGCGGCTACCTCGTCGAGATGAACGAGCGCCGCGAGACCATTCTCGGAACCATCTCGGAGCAGGGAAAGCTCACCGACGAGCTCAAGGCAACGATCCTTCGCGCCGCGACCAAGGCCGAGCTGGAGGATCTCTATCTGCCCTACCGCCCCAAGCGGCGCACCAAGGCACAGATCGCCCTGGAAGCGGGCCTGGGGCCGTTGGCGGATGCTCTGCTGGCTCACCCCGAGCGTGACCCGAATGTGCAGGCTGGCGGCTTCCTCAAGCCCGACGCGGCGATCGATACGCCGCAGGCGGCGCTCGAAGGCGCGCGTGCCATCCTCAGCGAACGCTTCTCGGAGGACGCCAAGCTGCTCGGCCGGCTGCGCGACCTCTACTGGCGCCAGGGCGAGCTCGTCGCCAAGGTGAAGGAGGGCAAGGAGGAGGTGGGTTCGAAATTCCGGGACCTCTTCGACTACGCCAGCCCGTTGATGAAGGCGCCCTCGCACCGTGTGCTGGCAGCTTTCCGGGGCGAGAAGGAAGACTTCCTCGACGTCCGGCTGCGCCCCGAGCCGGAGGAGGGCGCGGTCGGCTATATCTCGGCCATCGCAAGCCACTTCAAGATCGCCGACAAAGGGCGTCCGGGCGACCGCTGGCTTCTCGACACCGCCCGCTGGGCGTGGCGCACCAAGATCGAGCTCCACCTCAACGTGGCACTTCGCATGGATCTCTGGGAGCGAGCCGAACGCGAGGCGATCGAGCTCTTCGCTGTCAACCTCCGGAGCTTGCTGTTCGCTGCGCCGGCCGGATCCAAGCGTGTCCTGGCTCTCGATCCCGGCTTTAAGGCCGGTGTGAAGATGGCCGTGATGGATGCGACCGGTCGCGTTCTCGATTTCGCGACGGTCTATCCGTTCGTACCTCATCATCGGAGCGAGGAGGCGCAGCAGAGCATCCGCGCGCTCATCCGCAAGCACAGTGTCGAGCTCATCGCGATCGGCAACGGAACCGCGTCCCGCGAGACCGAGCGCCTGGTCGCCGAGATCCTCAAGCGCTGGCCGGATATCAAGGCCACGAAAGTGGTGGTGTCTGAAGCCGGCGCCTCCGTCTACAGCGCCAGCGAATATGCTTCCCGAGAGCTTCCTGATCTGGACGTCTCGATCCGCGGGGCGGTGTCGATCGGACGCCGGCTCCAAGACCCGATGGCAGAACTGATCAAGATCGAACCGCGCAGCATCGGTGTCGGTAGCTACCAGCACGACGTCAGCCAGACCCTTCTCGCCAAGCGCCTCGATGCGACGGTTGAGGACACGGTCAATGCAATCGGCGTGGAGCTTAACACCGCTTCTTCGAAGCTGCTCGCTCGTGTTTCAGGCATCGGCGAAAGCCTGGCCGAGAACATCGTCTCCTATCGCGACGCGAACGGCCCCTTCCGCAATCGCGAGGCACTCCGGAACGTCCCGCGTCTCGGCCCCAAGGCGTTCGAGCTCGCGGCCGGCTTCCTGCGCATCCAGGATAGCGATCAGCCGCTCGATCGCTCCGGCGTCCACCCGGAAGCCTATCCCGTGGTGGACCGCATCCTCAGCAAGCTCGGCGACGAGCTGAAGTCGATCCTCGGCAACTCTGCCCGGCTCAGCAAGCTGCGCGCGTCCGACTTCGCCGACGAGAGGTTTCCGCCTGCTGCCGTGGCAGATATCCTGACCGAGCTGGCTAAGCCCGGACGCGATCCGCGTCCCGATTTCCGGACTGTTGAATTCGCCGACGGAGTGGAGGACATCAAGGACCTGGAGCCTGGCATGGTCCTGCCCGGAATCGTGACGAACATCGTCAACTACGGCGTTTTCGTCGATTTAGGTGTTCATTTGGACGGTTTGGTACACATTTCGCAGCTCTCTTCGAAAGGCTTCGTCAAGGATCCGAACTCCGTCGTGAAAATCGGCGAGGCGGTCAGGGTCCGCGTGGTCGAGGTTGACCTGCCCCGCAAGCGCATCTCACTCAGCATGCGCCTCGGCGAGGCGAACGATCCGGCGCCGCCCAAAACGGCCGCTGCCCCGGGCCGGATGCCGAAGAAGCCCATGCAGAGCCAGAGCTCCAACTCGGGCAATGCGTTTGCAGAAGCGTTCGCCCGCGCGGGACTGCGCAAATGAGTGAGAAGGTCGAGCACGGCTTCTCGATCCGCTGGGGCGACAGGACGATCTCCGCCTCCGGCTTCGAAAGCCGCGAAGCCATGGAGGCAGCCCGCTCTGCCGAGTTCGCATCGATGCGCGAGCTCGGCTGGACTCCTCCGCGCTGGTGGCAACTCTGGCGGCGCGGCGACACCCGCCCCTGACACCGCCTCTTGCCGTTTGGCATTTTTGAGACTACATTCTGCCAAAGTGAGGCAGAACGATGCTTGTCGAGATCCCCCGCACCGCCGCGCAACCGGACGTTCCGCAGATTTCCCCGGAAGAGGCCGCAGCAGCAGCGCGAGCCGTAATCAACCTCTTCGACAGGTGGAAGGTCAGCGACACGATCGCTCGCGAGATCCTCGGCGGAATGCCTGCCAGGACTTACGCGAGGTGGAAGACCGGCGAGCTCGGCCGGATCGATCGCGATCTTGCCACCCGGCTCTCGCTCCTGATGGGCATTCACAAGAGCCTGCGCATCCTCTTCACGGATCCCGAGCGCGGCTACGCCTGGGTCAGCAAGCCCAACGACGCCTTCGGCGGCCGGACGCCGGTGGACATCATGGCCGAGGGCAGCATCTTCTCGCTGGCGCGCGTCCGCTCGTACCTCGACGCCGAGCGCGGTGGCTGGTGAGCACTGCAGCCCCCGCGATCACCCGCATCCAGTGGCCTCGCGCATACCGGATCATCCGCTCTGCCTTCCCGCCAATCGATCTGTTCGAGGACATCGCCGACCCGCGCGACTGGGAAGCGCTCGCCTCCATCGAGTCGAAGTCCAATCCACGCATTTGGGAGCAGCTCGGCCGGCTTGAGTTGGTACCGCCCACTCGCCGCGTGAACGGCCCGGGCGCCAGCCTGCTGATGGCACCTTTCGTCCATATCAGCACGGACCGGCCCGGCCGCTTCACCGATGGCACCTATGGCGTCTATAGCGCCGCCAATGCGGAGGAGGTCGCCATCCGTGAAGTCGCCCACCACTTCGGCCGCGCCATGGCAAACAGCCGCGAGACGGCCGGATGGACCTCACAGTTTCGCGTTCTGATCAATGCGATCGATCTCGACCTGCATGATGTCCGAGCCATCCCGGCGATGCATCATGCGATGAGCTACCAAGCTCCTCAGACGCTCGCGCGAGGCCTGCGGGCAAACGGCTCGAACGGAATCGTCTATCAGAGCGTACGGGCCGCCGGCGGGGAGTGTGCAGCCATCTTCTGGCCGAACCTGATCCCGATCCCGCTACAGGGCGACCACTACGATTATCACTGGGACGGCGCGCGCGTGGATATGGTTCGCAACTGCCGCACGCACGCGATCTTCGGGCTGTAGCTTACAGCCTCGGTGCCGGCTCCGCGTTCGGCTCCGGCTTGATTAGCTTGTACGCGACGCCGGCCATATAAACCGCCGCCGGCAGCTTATCTTCTGGCGGGGCGATCTTGGCCCATTCGCGAGCTGTCCTCGTCGTCCCAGGCCGATACCCCTCTAGGGAGCAGGTATCACCAGTCCTCAGAAGCTCGTAGCCTCTCTCGGTAAGGCGTACGACATCCCATCCTCCCCGGAGAACCCCGCGGACATACTCGAACAGCCCCGCTCGGATCATCGGCAGGAAAGCCTTGTTCGACACTCCCCTGGGATCGTCGCCAAGCCAGTACACCAGCCACTCGTCTCGCGTTAGAGACGCTGCGAGGCCGTCGAGTTGGGGTCTCTTGAAAACGAACAGGCGACCAGGCTCCGGGAGATGTCTGATGTCCTCGATCGCCCACGCATCGAAAAGATGCCGCCGAAGGTAGCTCAGGCTCTCTCTGGAGGTGGCTGGGAGATCGATCTCCGTCACCCTGGCGGGCGCTGACGAAGCAGCCGGTCCGACTGAGAGATCGAGCTTCGCGCCCGCAAGGCCTGCCTTATATGCCTGTTCCATCATGCGGGCGATGCTTCCAGGTCCATCGGTGATGACCCCTTCGCGCTTTGCGAGCAGGAAATCCTTAGCCATCGCACGAAAGACATTCTTTCGCCGCCCGGCGTCGGCGATGTCAGCTGCCTCAATCTTGTCTTTGAAGTCGATGTGGATGGTCATGGCTGCTCCTGCTGGACATCAGTCTGCTCGCATCCCTTGCAAGAGACGATCGCCCGCACGCGAAGCACCGCTGCGATCAAAGCCCTCGCCAAGGTCTCGTCAGAGCCCGGCCGCAGCTCAACCTCAAGCCCCTCGTTCCAGACATCGATCTCGGGCGGAAATTCTCGATGAAGACGCAGGGCATGCTCCGGAGAGCCATGATCCGGACAGATACGGGCCTCGCTCGAAACCCAGCACGTTCCGCCGCGCCACCACCAGCCCGGCAAGACTTCCCTGAACAGTGCGACGGCGGCATCGAAGCTCGTCAGGATCGCCGGTGCACTGTCGTAGGCGACCAGGTCCTTCGGATCGCGCCGGAGCCAGCGATCCTCAAACTGGACCCAGACGTCGCCTTCCTTCGCGACGAGAACCCGCCACACGAGGGATTCCAGCTCAACGTCTGGACCGCGGCCTTCCTCGACGCGCGAGATGAGGCTGGAAAGAGAGGGGCTGCTCACTGGATCTCTCCGACGACCGGGAGAATGTCCTTGCGTGTCACCGCAATCGTCCGGGTGTAGCCCACGGCCCCGGCGATCGACAGCATCGCGCGCCAAGTCCAAGGCGCGTCACGCCATCTCGTAAAGCCTAAGAGATCGGTCGCGAACAGCCCGCGACCCGCGGACGGTCCGAGCTCAACGAACTTGTCCTCAAGGGTGAAGGCTGAGAGATCCAGGCGTTCGACAGGGATCGCGAAAACGATCGGGCGTGCGGCCTCGAACTCCGCCATGCAGAGCGCGTGATACTCAGCCGCCTCGCGCTCGTCCGTCAGGCACGTCATCAGCACCGCCCCTGTCATATGGGACGGCAGCAGGCCCTCGCCGAGCTTGCGGCGCAGGTATTTGGTCGAGGTGCCATGATAAAGGATTTGCGGAAGACTCATTCGCCGATTGGCGCATGAAGCCGCGCCAAAGGCCACATCCCGCCCGGGCGCCATCCACGTCCTTCGCCCCTAATGCGTGGAGAATTCGCTGAGATCGAGACCCCATTCCAGCGCGCAGTACGCCTCAGCGAAGTGCTGCTCCAGCGGATCCTCTACCTCGACAAACTTGACCGTCATCGCGGCAACCAGCGCAACCTGGCGGCGGAACTCAATCGCGAAGGCCTCCGTCTGCATAAGATGCCCTCGCGATCCTTCCTTCTTGTAGGTCGCGACATGGCCGAGAACACCTCTCGTCCTTTTGAAGGCGTAGGTGGCTTTCAGGTGCGAGACGGCGCGATGCCCCTTGATGCGTTGCACGATATCGCGCGTCCGGCCGACGTGAACGCAAACTCCATCCTCGAAGAAGGCGTAGATCCCTGGCGCCTTGCGGCGACCGATCGATTTCAGATCGAGAGGCTCGCTGGCTTCGAGCTCGCGGAAAATTTCTGGGGCGCGAGCGACCGTCGCGGCGAATCGAGCATTCATTGGGGCCTCACTCCCCCATTCATGACGGGTGATGCTTCTTCGGCGCAAGCGGAGGGGAGAGGCGCGACGCCTGGTCGATGGATGATACTGATCTAAGGCGAAATCCGCTTCTGCCTTAGATCAGTATCACAGAGATGCCGGTCTCGCGCGGCCGAGCGCCTGCCCTTTCGACCGTCGCCAAAAAACAAGGGGACGACCGCTCGAAAACAGGAGCAGGGCCTGCGGGTACGCGCAATCTGAGCTAATTGTTGCAAGCCGCCTGAAAGGATTGTCCGGCAATCCTTCACCCAGGAGCGCCTATCCTTGCCACTTCTGAAGAGCGCGAATTGACCCGCCCAGCCGACACTCCCGTAGCTCGCATCTTGCAGACGGTATTGCGTCTCGATGCAGACCAGGATCCGGCCACCCGCCGCATGTATCCTCGACACGACCTGCGCCTGAAGGGTCGCTGCATGTTCGGGAACATGAGCGAGCATCTTTGTGAGTCGGTGAACATCTCCGCGACAGGCCTTGCGGTTGCCTGCAGCCATCCAGCGCGCGCCGGCGACCGTGTCGTCATCTATCTGGATCGGCTTGGCCGGCTGGAAGGATCGATCATCAGGGCAACGAATGGCGCCTTCGCCGTCACCCTGATCAATAGCGTGCGCAAACGCGTGAAACTCGCCAGCCAGATCGAGCATCTGGTGAGCCTCCCTGCTGCGCAGCGCGTCGAACACCGCATGAACGATCGCTTCGTACCAGACGATCGTGCCGCAACCGTCGCGCACGGCAAAGACATCCGCGATGCCATGATCATCGACGTCTCCCGAACCGGCATCGCGCTCAAAACAACCCTATCCGCCGGCATCGGTGACACTGTGGTGGTCGGCAAGCGGCTGTTCGGTCGCGTCGCTCGCCAGTTCCCCGGCGGCTTCGCCATTGCCTTCTCCGTGCCCGTCCCGGAATCGATCCTGCTGGAGGGGAAGGCCTTCGTTGCCGACGACGCCAGGATCGCCGCATGACCTCGATTTCAGTCGACAGCGAGATCAAGCGCAATCAGCTGCTGACCCGGGCTATCAGCGCAGCCTCGATGCTGCTCTCCGCAACCCGCGCCGCGGCGAACCGTACCCCGGCCTGGGCAACATCGATCGACCGAGCCACCTCCGACGCAACGTGCCTCGCCAAGGAAGTTCTGCCGCACGGCTATCCCGACGATGCGAGCGACCTCTGGTATGCGAGCGACCCGGACGAGGCCGGTCTGGTCGAGATCTGGCAGTGGAACTCCCAGGCGGCGATTCAAGCTGGCTGCATGCCCATTTCCAGCGTCGCCGCCGGCATTCCCCAGAACGCTGCGGCTGCCCTGATCGCCGCACATAACGCCGCG
The window above is part of the Hyphomicrobiales bacterium genome. Proteins encoded here:
- a CDS encoding conserved hypothetical protein (Evidence 4 : Unknown function but conserved in other organisms); the protein is MLTDTIELDADASDEIRRCAEEMNLPAEGMALILATARAEAETEPANEAYARFLAEIGARTDLSPVDRDALLVALDYFGQFVTTLPIMTVDQSWMTDTGGEGIYIASKAIHGPRWRELRASGVPIISTWIDEAEVGLTNDWSDLWVRSAKEAAAARALILFRLPEEQHAGALIEAGCAIRQGRPVFAVGWDHASFRHHPLVRAVDTLEEALDLALAV
- the yhgF gene encoding putative RNA-binding protein YhgF (Evidence 3 : Putative function from multiple computational evidences); protein product: MTMTQITNQIAAELAVRPEQVQAVIDLLGEGATVPFIARYRKHLHGDLDDQQIRVIEERRGYLVEMNERRETILGTISEQGKLTDELKATILRAATKAELEDLYLPYRPKRRTKAQIALEAGLGPLADALLAHPERDPNVQAGGFLKPDAAIDTPQAALEGARAILSERFSEDAKLLGRLRDLYWRQGELVAKVKEGKEEVGSKFRDLFDYASPLMKAPSHRVLAAFRGEKEDFLDVRLRPEPEEGAVGYISAIASHFKIADKGRPGDRWLLDTARWAWRTKIELHLNVALRMDLWERAEREAIELFAVNLRSLLFAAPAGSKRVLALDPGFKAGVKMAVMDATGRVLDFATVYPFVPHHRSEEAQQSIRALIRKHSVELIAIGNGTASRETERLVAEILKRWPDIKATKVVVSEAGASVYSASEYASRELPDLDVSIRGAVSIGRRLQDPMAELIKIEPRSIGVGSYQHDVSQTLLAKRLDATVEDTVNAIGVELNTASSKLLARVSGIGESLAENIVSYRDANGPFRNREALRNVPRLGPKAFELAAGFLRIQDSDQPLDRSGVHPEAYPVVDRILSKLGDELKSILGNSARLSKLRASDFADERFPPAAVADILTELAKPGRDPRPDFRTVEFADGVEDIKDLEPGMVLPGIVTNIVNYGVFVDLGVHLDGLVHISQLSSKGFVKDPNSVVKIGEAVRVRVVEVDLPRKRISLSMRLGEANDPAPPKTAAAPGRMPKKPMQSQSSNSGNAFAEAFARAGLRK
- a CDS encoding conserved hypothetical protein (Evidence 4 : Unknown function but conserved in other organisms) translates to MSEKVEHGFSIRWGDRTISASGFESREAMEAARSAEFASMRELGWTPPRWWQLWRRGDTRP
- a CDS encoding conserved hypothetical protein (Evidence 4 : Unknown function but conserved in other organisms), whose product is MLVEIPRTAAQPDVPQISPEEAAAAARAVINLFDRWKVSDTIAREILGGMPARTYARWKTGELGRIDRDLATRLSLLMGIHKSLRILFTDPERGYAWVSKPNDAFGGRTPVDIMAEGSIFSLARVRSYLDAERGGW
- a CDS encoding RES domain-containing protein, which encodes MSTAAPAITRIQWPRAYRIIRSAFPPIDLFEDIADPRDWEALASIESKSNPRIWEQLGRLELVPPTRRVNGPGASLLMAPFVHISTDRPGRFTDGTYGVYSAANAEEVAIREVAHHFGRAMANSRETAGWTSQFRVLINAIDLDLHDVRAIPAMHHAMSYQAPQTLARGLRANGSNGIVYQSVRAAGGECAAIFWPNLIPIPLQGDHYDYHWDGARVDMVRNCRTHAIFGL
- a CDS encoding conserved hypothetical protein (Evidence 4 : Unknown function but conserved in other organisms), translating into MTIHIDFKDKIEAADIADAGRRKNVFRAMAKDFLLAKREGVITDGPGSIARMMEQAYKAGLAGAKLDLSVGPAASSAPARVTEIDLPATSRESLSYLRRHLFDAWAIEDIRHLPEPGRLFVFKRPQLDGLAASLTRDEWLVYWLGDDPRGVSNKAFLPMIRAGLFEYVRGVLRGGWDVVRLTERGYELLRTGDTCSLEGYRPGTTRTAREWAKIAPPEDKLPAAVYMAGVAYKLIKPEPNAEPAPRL
- a CDS encoding conserved hypothetical protein (Evidence 4 : Unknown function but conserved in other organisms), yielding MSSPSLSSLISRVEEGRGPDVELESLVWRVLVAKEGDVWVQFEDRWLRRDPKDLVAYDSAPAILTSFDAAVALFREVLPGWWWRGGTCWVSSEARICPDHGSPEHALRLHREFPPEIDVWNEGLEVELRPGSDETLARALIAAVLRVRAIVSCKGCEQTDVQQEQP
- a CDS encoding conserved hypothetical protein (Evidence 4 : Unknown function but conserved in other organisms), translated to MAPGRDVAFGAASCANRRMSLPQILYHGTSTKYLRRKLGEGLLPSHMTGAVLMTCLTDEREAAEYHALCMAEFEAARPIVFAIPVERLDLSAFTLEDKFVELGPSAGRGLFATDLLGFTRWRDAPWTWRAMLSIAGAVGYTRTIAVTRKDILPVVGEIQ
- a CDS encoding conserved hypothetical protein (Evidence 4 : Unknown function but conserved in other organisms), whose product is MNARFAATVARAPEIFRELEASEPLDLKSIGRRKAPGIYAFFEDGVCVHVGRTRDIVQRIKGHRAVSHLKATYAFKRTRGVLGHVATYKKEGSRGHLMQTEAFAIEFRRQVALVAAMTVKFVEVEDPLEQHFAEAYCALEWGLDLSEFSTH
- a CDS encoding hypothetical protein (Evidence 5 : Unknown function) translates to MFGNMSEHLCESVNISATGLAVACSHPARAGDRVVIYLDRLGRLEGSIIRATNGAFAVTLINSVRKRVKLASQIEHLVSLPAAQRVEHRMNDRFVPDDRAATVAHGKDIRDAMIIDVSRTGIALKTTLSAGIGDTVVVGKRLFGRVARQFPGGFAIAFSVPVPESILLEGKAFVADDARIAA
- a CDS encoding conserved hypothetical protein (Evidence 4 : Unknown function but conserved in other organisms), producing the protein MTSISVDSEIKRNQLLTRAISAASMLLSATRAAANRTPAWATSIDRATSDATCLAKEVLPHGYPDDASDLWYASDPDEAGLVEIWQWNSQAAIQAGCMPISSVAAGIPQNAAAALIAAHNAAITLSRLAA